The following is a genomic window from Photobacterium sp. GJ3.
TCATGATGTCGACACAATTCTGAATTGCCAGACGGGATTGATCCACAATGCCGCCTTCCACAACTTCCCCGTCGGTCATCGGCGTCTGACCCGAAACATACAGAAATCCGCCCGCCTGTGTTGCCCGTGCAAACGGCAGGTGCTGACCACCAGTCCCGGTTCCGCCTTCCACGCCATAACGAATAATCGACATAATTACTTTCTCCAAATTGAGTGACTACGAATCATTGAGTCAGGACTGATGCCGGGCCAGAAAACGGCCATGGCGCTCCGGGCTGACTCGGCCCGCTTGATAACTGATCTGGCCATTCACCATGACCAGCACGATGCCCTCTGCGGCACAGACCGGATCCTGGAAAGTGGCTGCATCGCGAATCGTTTTCGGATCAAACAGCACCAGATCGGCATGCGCGCCTTCGGCAATTACACCCCGGTCTTTCAGACCAAAGCGCTTGGCAGACATCCCCGTCATTTTGTGGACCGCCTGTTCCAGCGAAAAGAGTTTGCGCTCGCGGCTGTAATAACCCAGCACACGGGGAAATGCGCCCCACAAACGCGGATGCGGATGCGGATCGTTCGGCAGCCCGTCGGAACCCACCATGGTCAGACGGTATTTGAGTACGCGCTCAACGTCCGCTTCATCCATGCAGTGATACACCGCCCCTGCGGGTTGCAGCGCTCTGGCAGCATCCATCAGCGGCAGCGACATCTCTTTGGCAATATCTTTGAGCATTTTTCCAGCCTGTTCCGGATGCGCTTCCGACCAGGTAATAAAGATATCGATCGCCTCAGTCACCTGATTCAGATCCAGCGTGGAGGAGCTGGCAGAATACGGATAGCAATCGCAGGCAACATCCTGATGCGCAGCGGCGGATTCCATCTTGTCCAGCACTTCAACGGTTCTGCCCCAGTTCCCGGCACCGGCACATTTGAGATGAGAAATCACCACGGGCACCTTCGCGTGTTTTCCGGTGCGGAAGGCTTCATCCATGGCATCGAGAATCTGTTCAAACTCCGTACGCATATGGGTGGTATAAATGCCGTTGAAAGCTGCCAGCTCTTCTGCCAGCGCCATGACTTCTTCAGTCGGTGCCTGTTTTGCCGAGGCATAAGCCAACCCCGAACTCAGTCCTAACGCCCCTTCAGCCATGGCTTGGCTGAGCTGCGCTTTCATCGTCGCAATTTCCTGTGATGTGGCCGGGCGATACAAATCGTCCATCACGTTATTGCGCAGTGTGGTGTGACCCACCAGCGCCGCCACATTCACGGCCGGTTGTGCATCGCGCACCGCATCGGCATAGGTCGCAAAGGTCGGGTATTTGAAATCCCACTGTTTGCCGAGCAGGTTCATCGGATCCGGCGGATCGCCCGCCAGCACAGCCGGTGATGCACTGATGCCGCAATTGCCGACAATCACTGTCGTCACGCCCTGACTGATTTTTGGCAGACACTCCGGAAAACGAATCACATTGGTATCATCATGGGTATGAACATCAATAAACCCTGGCGCCAGCACCAGATGCTGACCGTCAATGATCTGCGCGGCTTCGGCCTCCGCCAGATGTCCAATGGCGGCAATCCGGCCATTGAGCACGGCAACATCCGCTTTGACGGCGGCGGCGCCTGTCCCATCAATCAAACTGACCTGGCGGAATACGGTCTCAAACTGCATGCGTTTTCCTTCTCTTTGCATTCGTGATACCGCCGTGTCTATTGACAGATCGGCGGTTTAATCTCCGAGCGGCTGACGGTCATCCCCGCCCCGGTGGCTGTCGAGCGCCAGTTTCAGGCGGCGCAGCCGGTCGCGGGAACGACGTTTCTGACTCAGCGCCAGTTCCGTCGACAGCACATCAATCAACGCCATCATGGCGTACCGTGATGCAGACGGCTTAAAGATAAAATCGGTTTCATCCGTCACCAGCGGCAGCACCACATCGCTGACTTGTGCCAGCGGGGAATCCGGCGCTGTAATCGCAATCACTTTCAGGCCGTACTGTTTGGCAATGGACGCCGGTTCCACCACCTCGGCGGTGTAACCTGTGACCGACAGTGCCACCATGACATCTTTGCTGTCTGCCGTGGAAGCGACCATACGAGCCAGCAGCCCATCGTTGTACGCACTGACCGCAAAACCAATCCGGAACAGGCGGAACTGAAGTTCCTGCGACATGATGGTCGAACCGCCGCCCATGCCCACCGACAGGACCTGCCGGGCATTGAGCAAGATGTCGACGGCTTTCGCGACATCGGCTTCATTCACGATTTTCCGGTTGATGTTGATGACGTTCTTGATCGACTCATACACCCCCTGAATACCCGATTCGTTCGGGCTTTCATGAATGAAGCGCTGCCCCACAGCCAGCGATTGCGCCAGCTTCATTTTCAGGTCACGGACATTCAGGCATCCCACGGCTTTGGCAAAGCGGGTAATGGTGGCTTCACTCACACCGGCTTCTTCTGCCAGCTCTGTGATGCTGGCCGTGGCTGCGTTACTTAAATCGTCCACAACCAGGCGGGCGACTTTTTTTTCTGCTTCTCTTAACTGAGGGAAGCACTCGGTAATTCTGGAAACGATGTCCACTTCGATGGTCACGGCTGCCTTTCCTCTATGGAGTGAATCTTAGTGATCGGCACGAAATCAAACAGTGAGAAAACGCACAAATCAAATCGCAATGTTTGATAGTTTCTAACATCGAGAATACTATCAGATCGCCAAAAGCCAGATATGGCAAGGCATAAAGGCTATGTTAGGAGAATAACCAATGCCTCAAGCAAACAAAAAGCATGTTAATAAATACCAAGAATTCGATCACAAAAACTTTCCTTCAGGCACCAAAGGGGTCTGGGTGGATGAAAAAAGTGAGGGGCGATACAGCCTGATCGAAGAAGAAATCTGTCTGCCTGCTGCCGTGATTCGCGAGACTGCCATCCGCAACAACCTGAACTGGATGCAGCAGTTCGCCAATCATCATCAGGTCAGACTGTCTCCGCACGGCAAAACCACCATGACCCCTGCGCTGTTTTCACAGCAGCTCGACGCGGGTGCCTGGGGGATCACGGTGGCTACACCAGCACAGGCTGAAACCGCAGCCCTTGCCGGTGCAAAGCACATTCTGATGGCGAATCAGCTGGTCGGAAAAGCCAACATGGCCCTGATCGCCCGGCTGATGCGGCAGCATGACGTGTCTTTCTACTGTTGTGTAGATTCCTGCGAAAACGCAGCCCAGCTCAATGACTACTTTGCGCAGGCGTCCCTGACGCTGAATGTGCTGATTGAGTACGGGGTGCCGGGCGGGCGCTGCGGTTGCCGCAACCACGCCGAAGTCGAGACGCTGGCGGGGGTGATTCAGGCCGCACAGGGACTGACGCTCCATGGCATCGAAGTTTATGAAGGCGTCATCCATGGTGCAGACGCAGAAGATCAGATTCGCCTGTTCCTGCGCGATGCCGTGATGCTGGTTGAACAACTGGCCGAGAAAAAACTGATTGCCGTGCCCCATCCGATCGTCACGGGCGCAGGCTCGGCCTGGTATGACATTGTTGCGGAGGAGTTTTCTGCTTATCCGCATCTGAACGCCATCATCCGTCCCGGCTGTTACCTGATTCACGACACGGGCATCTATCAGGATGCGCAACATCAGGTGATGTCCCGTGCCCGAACGAATCAGGGCTATGCCTGTGAACTGGGCGGTGATTTAGCGTCTGCCCTGGAAGTCTGGGCTTATGTGCTGTCGATGCCTGAGCCCTGTAAAGCGGTGATTGGTATGGGCAAACGGGATGTTGCTTTTGATGCGGGCCTGCCGATTCCTGAGCGCGCGTTTCGCAACGGCCAGCCGCTTGAGATTCAGGGATTAGAAGCAACGCACATCATGGATCAGCATACTTTTGTCAATGTGCCTGCGGGGACGGATCTGAAAGTGGGCGACATTCTGGTGTTTTCAACCTCCCACCCGTGCCTGACGTTCGACAAGTGGCGTTATCTCTGCGTTGCAGATGACAACGACACCGTCAGCCGTTTCGTCGACACCCGGTTCTGAGTGACAGACAGCCATGCTCGCAATGGCTGTCTATTACCCCGGTTCAGCGCATGACTTCCCCAGTTTCCCGAAAATGTAATCCGCAAACAGGCTGACTTTCGCCGGGATGTGACGGGTGGCCGGATACAGCATCCACAAGTCTCCGGTATAAAAGGTTTCAAATTCCCAATCCGGCAGCACCTGAACAAGGCTGCCCTGTGCGATAGCCCCCTCGGCAACAAAGATGGGCAAACTGGCAATGCCGATTCCCTGCTCTGCGGCTTCCAGC
Proteins encoded in this region:
- a CDS encoding amidohydrolase family protein, whose product is MQFETVFRQVSLIDGTGAAAVKADVAVLNGRIAAIGHLAEAEAAQIIDGQHLVLAPGFIDVHTHDDTNVIRFPECLPKISQGVTTVIVGNCGISASPAVLAGDPPDPMNLLGKQWDFKYPTFATYADAVRDAQPAVNVAALVGHTTLRNNVMDDLYRPATSQEIATMKAQLSQAMAEGALGLSSGLAYASAKQAPTEEVMALAEELAAFNGIYTTHMRTEFEQILDAMDEAFRTGKHAKVPVVISHLKCAGAGNWGRTVEVLDKMESAAAHQDVACDCYPYSASSSTLDLNQVTEAIDIFITWSEAHPEQAGKMLKDIAKEMSLPLMDAARALQPAGAVYHCMDEADVERVLKYRLTMVGSDGLPNDPHPHPRLWGAFPRVLGYYSRERKLFSLEQAVHKMTGMSAKRFGLKDRGVIAEGAHADLVLFDPKTIRDAATFQDPVCAAEGIVLVMVNGQISYQAGRVSPERHGRFLARHQS
- a CDS encoding MurR/RpiR family transcriptional regulator, which encodes MTIEVDIVSRITECFPQLREAEKKVARLVVDDLSNAATASITELAEEAGVSEATITRFAKAVGCLNVRDLKMKLAQSLAVGQRFIHESPNESGIQGVYESIKNVININRKIVNEADVAKAVDILLNARQVLSVGMGGGSTIMSQELQFRLFRIGFAVSAYNDGLLARMVASTADSKDVMVALSVTGYTAEVVEPASIAKQYGLKVIAITAPDSPLAQVSDVVLPLVTDETDFIFKPSASRYAMMALIDVLSTELALSQKRRSRDRLRRLKLALDSHRGGDDRQPLGD
- a CDS encoding amino acid deaminase → MPQANKKHVNKYQEFDHKNFPSGTKGVWVDEKSEGRYSLIEEEICLPAAVIRETAIRNNLNWMQQFANHHQVRLSPHGKTTMTPALFSQQLDAGAWGITVATPAQAETAALAGAKHILMANQLVGKANMALIARLMRQHDVSFYCCVDSCENAAQLNDYFAQASLTLNVLIEYGVPGGRCGCRNHAEVETLAGVIQAAQGLTLHGIEVYEGVIHGADAEDQIRLFLRDAVMLVEQLAEKKLIAVPHPIVTGAGSAWYDIVAEEFSAYPHLNAIIRPGCYLIHDTGIYQDAQHQVMSRARTNQGYACELGGDLASALEVWAYVLSMPEPCKAVIGMGKRDVAFDAGLPIPERAFRNGQPLEIQGLEATHIMDQHTFVNVPAGTDLKVGDILVFSTSHPCLTFDKWRYLCVADDNDTVSRFVDTRF